From the genome of Nocardia mangyaensis:
GTGTAGCGCCACATCAGACCGCGGCGCACCACGGCGCCGGGTAGGTGGTCGGCGGCCGCGGCGCGGATCTCGGCGATGGTCTCCCGCGGCGCGCGCAGGCTCACCTCGGGACCGCCGAGACAACGGCGGTGGCGACGGTCTCTGGCCCAGATCAGCGGTAGCGCGGGTAGGTAGGTGAGGTAGTCGACCGGGCGCATCTTCCACAGGCCGACCACCACGAGCGTGCCACCGGGGGCGACCAGATCACGCAGCGCTGCCATCCCCTCGCCGAGGGGGACGTGGTGCAGGGTCGCGACGGTGGTGACCAGATCGAATGTGTCGTCGAGATCGCGGAAGTCGGCCTTTTCCAGGTGCACATTCGGCGCGACGGGGGCGTCGGCGATGACGTGACCGTCGAGATCGACGCCGAGCACCGCGTCGCAGCGGGTGGCGAGTTTGCGGGCGAGCAGGCCGTCGCCACAGCCGATGTCGAGTGCCGTGCGGGCGTGTTCGGGCACCTGCTCGAGGATCCAGGGATGGTAGTGGGTGTTGTGGTTCCAGTAGGGGTCCGTCGGCATGTCAGGTCAACGGGCCGCGTGCCGAATGGGTTCCGGGCGGCGCGCGGAAACCCACCAGCCGCAGGCGGTTTCGGCGCCAGCTGGCCGTGGCCCTGTACCCGGCGAGCCAGTCGGCGAAAACGGTGAGGTCGTCGAGAACGATGTCGGCGCCTGCCGCGCGCAGGCCGTCGGCGTCGCAAGGCCCGGTCGTCACCCCGACGGCGAGGACACCGGTCGCCTTGACGTGATGGTCACGAGACCGAGCGCATCGGCCTGCTTCGGTGCCCGGTGTGGCGCACGGGCGCGGACGCCGAGATCGGTTGGCCCCCCTGCGATGTCACGCTGATTCACGTGGAACCCCGCGTGCACTCCGTGCCGAATCGGCGCGGAGAGCGGCACGGACTGCCGAAATGGCAGCGAATGCAACTGCGCCGCAA
Proteins encoded in this window:
- a CDS encoding class I SAM-dependent methyltransferase: MPTDPYWNHNTHYHPWILEQVPEHARTALDIGCGDGLLARKLATRCDAVLGVDLDGHVIADAPVAPNVHLEKADFRDLDDTFDLVTTVATLHHVPLGEGMAALRDLVAPGGTLVVVGLWKMRPVDYLTYLPALPLIWARDRRHRRCLGGPEVSLRAPRETIAEIRAAAADHLPGAVVRRGLMWRYTLLWHRPR